From the genome of Arthrobacter sp. SLBN-122:
ACGGGATCCAGGTCCACCACATCCTTGACCCCCGCTTCGGCCTGCCCGCCGAACCGGTCTGGCGCTCAGTAACCGTGGCGGCCCCCACCTGCCTGCAGGCTAACGCGTTCAGCACCGCTGCCATCGTCCGCGGCTTCGCGGCGGTGGAATGGTTCCGGACCGAAGGCATTCCCGCCCGGCTCGTGGACAGCAGGGGCAGGATCACAACCACCGGCGGTTGGCCCGTGGAAAGCTCCACTCCTGTTGAAGCCGCCGACGCCATCGGGGGCGTCCGTCATGGATGAGGCCATGTGGGCCGTCGGCCGCGTCAGTGGGTTCGTCTCCCTGGTCCTGTTTACCGGGTCCGTGCTGCTGGGGATCCTGAACAGGTCCGGCCGTCCGTTCATGGCGCTGCCCAGGTTTTCCATCAGCCTCCTGCACCGGAACATCGCGCTGCTGGCCACGGTCTTCCTGGGGCTGCACGTGGGATCCCTGCTCCTCGACTCCTATGCAAAGTTGAACCCCGTGGACATCATCGTGCCGTTCCTGGGCTCTTTCCAACCGTTTTGGCAGGGGCTGGGGACGGTGGCCCTGGACCTTGTGCTGGCCGTGGTGGTGACGGGCCTGCTGCGCCACCGGATCGGACGGCGCAGCTTCAAGGCCGTGCACTGGTTCAGCTACGGACTCTGGCCCGCAGCCCTGGCGCACGCCCTCGGCAACGGCAGCGACGTCTCGGGCGGCTGGTTCCTCCTGCTGGCCGCGGTGTCCGCGGTGGCTGTTGCCGCGGCCCTGCTGTGGCGGCTCAGCCCGTCCTTCCTCGAAACCTCGCATGCCAGGCAAGGAGACCTCCCGTGAGCCCCGACATCCGCCAGGAGCACCGCCTCCTGGCAGCAGGCCCTGATGCGGACTGGGCGCAGCATCTGGCTGCGTTCGGTCCGTGGGAGCCGCAGGCTGCCGCAACGGGCTTGCTGGAGGCACTGGCAGCCGCCGGGCTGACAGGGAGGGGCGGAGCTGCCTTTGAAACCTGGCGTAAGGCCACAGCCGCCGCTGGATCGGGCAGGAAGAGACTGTTTCCGGCCCGGCCGGTGGTGATCGCCAACGGCGCCGAGGGCGAGCCGCTCAGCTTCAAGGACCGGAAGCTCCTGGCCCATGCACCCCACCTGGTCATCGACGGGCAGCTGGCACTTGCCGCAGCCCTCGGCGGCGCCGGCATGTACGCTTACGCGCCAGCGGCAAGCCTGAACCGCGTGCAGCAGGCCCTCAAAGAGCGTCCCGGTGCCACGAAGATTCGGGTAGTGAAGGCTCCGGATACGTTTATTTCCGGTGAATCGAGCGCGGTGGTCAACATGATTGCCAACGGTTCCGCCTTACCGAGGGACCAGCGCCGCCGGCTCAGCGAGGAGGGCCTCAACGGCCGCCCCACCCTGGTGGTCAATGTCGAGACCCTGGCCCAGGTTGCGCTGATCGCCCGCTATGGTGCGCAGTGGTTCCGCCAGGCCGGCACCGCAGAGGATCCAGGCACACGGCTGGTGTCCGTCTCGGGTCCCGCCCCGGCCCGGGATGTGGTGCTGGAGGTGCCCGGCGGTGCGGAACTTTCCGCGGTCCTCGAAGCAGCGGGAATGGATCCGGCATCCCTGTCCGCCGTCCTGGTGGGCGGATACCACGGCCGGTGGGTCCCGCCCGCGGCCCACGCCCTCTCGCCGTCGGGGCCGCCGGACCGGACCGTCCGCCCGGGCGCCGGAGTGATCCATGCCCTGGACCGGCAGGCCTGCGGCATCGAGGTGACGGCGCGGATCGTCGGCTACCTGGCCAGCCAGTCCGCCCGCCAATGCGGGCCCTGCATGTTTGGTCTGCCGGCCATGGCCGCCGTCCTGAACAGGATCGCGGGAGGGGAACGGAATGCCCGCCTTGCCCCCGAACTGGACCGGCTGGGGCGGCTGGTTTCCGGGCGCGGCGCATGCCGGCATCCGGAAGGAACCACGGGACTGGTCCGCAGCACCCTCGAGGTCTTCGCCCCGGATTTCCGGGCCCACCTTTCCGGATACTGCACAGGACAGGGAGGCGCAGCGGCATGACGGCGCACCTGCACATCGACTGGACCAGCTGCGACGGCCGCGGCCTGTGCGCCGAACTGCTTCCCGGTGTCCTGGACCGGGACGACTGGGGCTATCCGGTGGCGCGCGGCAAGGCAGGTCGCGAACGCACGGACGTGCCCCTGCGGGACGCCGACCGGGAAGCCGCCCGGGAGGCCGTGCACCTCTGCCCCAAACTGGCCCTCACCCTGGTGGAGCGGACACCCCCGGAACCGGAGCACAGGATGCCTGGCCGGTAGGTCCGTGTACTGACACTAAGATTGCTCTGTGGCTGGGCTGATCAAACGTGAAGATATCGACGAAGTACGCCAGCGCACGGACATCAAGGAAGTGGTGGACGGCTACGTCACGCTCAAGGGTGCCGGGCTGGGCACCTTCAAGGGTCTGTGCCCCTTCCACGACGAGCGCTCGCCGTCCTTTACCGTCCGCCCCCAGGTGGGCCGCTACCACTGCTTCGGCTGCGGCGAGGACGGCGACGTCATCGCCTTTGTCCAAAAGCAGGACCACAGTTCCTTCCAGGAAGCCGTGGAAAAGCTGGCCGCCCGCATCGGTTACGAGCTCCGCTACGAAGACGGCGGAACCGGGCCCAACCGCGAGGAAGTGGGCCGCCGCCAGCGGCTGCTGGACGCGCACAAGATCGCGGACGAGTTCTTCCGCGCCCAGCTGCTTACCCCTGGCGCCGCCGAGGCCAGGAACTTCCTGTTTGGCCGGGGCTTCGACAGGGCAGCGGCGGAACACTTCGGCTGCGGGTATGCGCCCCAGGGGTGGGACGCCCTCCTGAAGCATCTTCGCGGCCGTGGATTCACCGATGCCGAGCTCAAGCTCACCGGAATGTTCAGCGAGGGCAACCGGGGGATTTACGACCGTTTCCGCGGCCGCCTGATCTGGCCCATCAAGGACATCGCCGGCGACACCATCGGCTTCGGCGCGCGCAAGCTCTACGAGGACGACCAGGGCCCCAAGTACCTCAACACCCCGGAAACCACGCTCTACAAGAAGTCGCAGGTCCTGTACGGCATCGACCTTGCCAAGCGCAGCATCGCCAAGGACCGCCAGCTGGTGGTGGTGGAGGGCTACACCGATGTGATGGCCTGCCACCTTGCAGGAATTACGACGGCGGTGGCCACCTGCGGCACGGCGTTCGGCACGGAGCACATCAAGATAGCCCGCCGGCTGTTGTCAGACGACGGGACCGGGGGAGAAGTGGTGTTCACCTTCGACGGCGACGCCGCCGGCCAGAAAGCGGCCCTCCGGGCCTTCGAGGAGGACCAGCGGTTCACCGCGCAGACCTACGTGGCCGTGGAACCCACCGGGGCCGATCCCTGCGACCTCCGCCTCAGCCGGGGGGATGAAGCCGTGCACGCCCTGATCCAGTCCCGGCGTCCGTTGTTCGAGTTCGCCATCCGCACCACGCTGAAGCAGTTCAACCTGGACACCGTGGAAGGCCGCGTCCAGGGCCTGAAGGCATCCGTGCCAGTGGTGGCGGCCATCCGCGACGCCTCCACCCGGACCGGCTACTGCCAGGCGCTGACGGGATGGCTGGGCATGCCGGACCCCAACGAGGTCCTGCGCATGGTTACCGCGGCGGTCAAGCGCGGCGAAACGGGACGTCCCCCCGCCCCGGGGCAACAGCAGGGGGGAGGTGCCAACCCATCCACGGCCCACCCCGGCTCCTCCCAGGCCGGGGGACCCGGCGTAGCTGCCGGGCCGGCGTCGGGCGCTGTCCCCTCCTACCACCGCCCCGATCCTCGCGACCCCGTGGCCTCGATGGAACGGCAGGCCCTGGAAGTGGCGCTGCAGCAGCCCTCACTGCTGGAAGGCGGCGTCTGGGACCGGTTCGCCGCCGCCAGGTTTGCCACCCCGGCCTTCCAGGCCGTCCATGACGCCATGCGGGCCACGGGGCCCGGGCTTGTGGGGGACCCCGTGCGCTGGGTGGAACACGTGATGCACGAGGTCCCGGAGCCGCTCCGGCCCCTGGTCTCGGAGCTTTCCGTGGTGCCGCTGCCGGCCCACACGGAGGAGGCGGTGCTGAAGTACTGCCGGGACATCCTGTCCAGGCTGTTCGAACTCCAGATCACCCGCGTCAAAGCGGACAAGATGGGCCAGCTGCAGCGCCTCGACGCCGCGGCGGACCCGGAAACTTACCAGCGGCTCAACCGCGAACTGATGATGCTGGAAATGGAACGCCGGGCCCTACGGGCGGAGTCGTAGGCGGCGCCTGCTCCGCGGCGGGTGGCAGGCGGGGTGGCAGAGGTCACTGCCGGCTCGATTTCGTTTCCGCCGCAGGTGTTTGCTAGGCTAATACCCGCTTCATTCCTCCTTAGCTCAATTGGCAGAGCATTCGACTGTTAATCGAAGGGTTGCTGGTTCAAGTCCAGCAGGAGGAGCTTCCAATCCCCGTTCCGGCCTCCGGAACGGGGATTTTTTGTATCCGGGAAGGGCCGTTTGGGCCCGCAAAACCGCCGATTTCCCTTGGGCCGGAATCCTTTGCTAATGTCATACCTGCTTCATTCCTCCTTAGCTCAATTGGCAGAGCATTCGACTGTTAATCGAAGGGTTGCTGGTTCAAGTCCAGCAGGAGGAGCGCTACGAAAAATCCCCGTCCCTCCACTTGGAGGAACGGGGATTTTTTTATTGTCGCGGGCGGGGAAGCTTGGCTAGACGAAATCCATCTCCACCTGCAGGAACCTTTCGGCCTCGGCGATGGCTGCCTCGAATGCCTCCTTCTCGGTGGGCGACTTCCGGGGTTCGCGCGGACTCCATTCATGCGGCGCGGAGTGGATTCTCACAAACCCTGCGTCAGGCGGGGCGTAGAAAATCCCGAAGCGCTGCACCGGCCATTCAGGCGACGTCTCTGGCGCCACCAGCAAAGCTGCATTGAAGGCGGGGTTGAACCATTGGGCAATGGGCCTGCGCCGGTCTTCGGTGAACAGCCCGGCCGCGTACAGCGCCGCCGACTGCTGTCCCGCCTGCGCACACAGCCGCTCCCACCACAGTGGCAGGATCCGGGCGTCGCACCGTTGCCAGGTGGCCGGAAGTGGCGGTTGGTTCTGCCAGTTGGGCACGGGATCATTTTATCCCCGGACGCAGCCGCAGGGCAGGGAAAGCCGCCCCGGTGAGGCAAAACAATCAGCGGCGCTTCCGGGGCCCGCCGTTCTTTGGTCCGGGCTTCCTTGGTCCGGGATTCACCCGGTACAGGAGGGCGGCGCCTGTCAGTAGTCCCAAGACGATCCCCATGGCTGGGTTGCCCAGGGCGCGGCCGGCAAAATAGCCGACGACGGCGCCAAGCACCGCCCCGAGGAAAAGTCCCCTTCCGTTGCGGTGCGGCTTGGGGCTCATGGGCTGCCTTTCAAGGAAAGTCCGGCTTCAGCGGATTGACGGGCTGTCGATTCATGGAACTCAGTGAATTGACGGGACCGTGCGGGGCCGCACCACCAGCCACAGGGCGGCGATGGCCAGCAGGATGCACGCTGCCTGCACCGCACCCATGGGCGCGGCGCTGGTGATGCCCACCCAGCCCACCACGGGGGAGATGAGTCCAGCCATGAGGAACGTGGCCGCTCCCAGCAGCGACGCCGCCGTGCCGGCCTGTGCTGCATGACCCGCCAGCGCCAGCACCTGCACGCAGGGGAACATGAACCCCGTACCCATGATGTAGAACCACAGCGGGACCATGACGCCCCACAGCCCCATGCCCGCGCGGTCGAACACCACGATCAGCAGGGCCATCAGGAACATCCAGGCGGTGGCGCCGGCCAGGATCCATTGCGGCGGGACGATCCTGATCAGCCGGGCGCTGGTCTGCACGCCGGCCACGATGCCCAGTGAGTTGATGCCGAACAGCAGCCCGTACTGCTGGGCGGAGAATCCAAACACGTCCTGGAAAAGGAAGGGCGAGGCCGACAGGTAGGTGAAGAGGCCGCCGAAATTGAAACCGGCCACCATCAGCAGGCCCACGAAGATCCGGTCGCTGAAGAGGGTCTTGTAGCGCTGGCCGGCCGTCATGCCGCTCTGGCCCCGTTTCTCCGGCGGAAGGGTCTCACGCACCAGGAGCAGCGCCGCCACGATCACCAGCGTCCCGTAAGCGGCGAGGAACACGAAGATGCCCGGCCACGGCATCACCAGCAGCAGCTGCGAGCCGATGACGGGGGCAAGAATGGGTGCCAGCCCGTTGACCAGGGACATGCGGGAGAACATCCGCACCATGGCATACCCCGAGAACAGGTCGCGCACCATGGCCATGGCCACCACGCCGCCGCCGGCCGCGCCCACTCCCATCAGCACACGGAAGATCCCCAGGGTGGTGATGTCCGCGGACAGGGCGGCGCCAAGGGATGCAGCGATGTGCAGTGCCGTGGCCAGGATCAGCGGGCTCCGCCGGCCGAACCTGTCGCTGAAGGGACCCACCACCAGTTGCCCGAACGCAAAACCGACCGTGGTGCCGGCCAGGGTGAGCTGTACCTGCGCCTCGGTCACCCCCAGGCTTGCCTCCAGCGCGGGAAAGGCCGGCAGGTACAGGTCGATGGTGAACGGGCCGAGGGCCGTGAGGGCGCCCAGGAGGAGGATGTACAGGAGCTTCCGGCGGCGGCTCAGCAGGTCGCCCGGATTGGGGGGATTGGTCACGGAGAACAATCCTAGGCCCGGCCAGGACTGTTTTTGCAGCGTTGTAGGCCGCGCCGTCCGGCAAGCCCCCAAGTTCGCCCTGAACCTGAATGGTAGTTTTGGTGGCGTGGACTGTGCGGCTGCACATTTCCGCAGTAAACGGAAGCAGTATCGACCCATGAGACCAGTAAGGCGGAACCGATGAGCGGACGTCACAGCGGGCGTACCAGTCCGGGATTGCGCATCACTGCGCTGCCCGGGACGGCAAGACTCCTTTTCCGGTTGGCGCCCCGCCAGCTCAATGACGAGATCGCGTTCGCCAAGATCGAACTCAAGCGCAAGGGAATCCAGGTAGGCGTGGCCGCGGCCTTCTTCGCCGTGGCGCTCCTCTTCCTTGCGTTCCTGGTGGTAGGCCTGATCGTCGCAGCCATCATGGGCCTGGCCACCATCATGCCCGCGTGGCTGGCGGCCCTCCTGGTGTCCGCCGCTTTCCTGTTGATAGCCCTCATCGGTGGACTGGTTGGGCTCGCCCGGTTCAAGAAGGCCATGCCGCTGATGCCGGAAGAAACCATTCGCGGCATCAGGCACGACATCGGTGTTGCCCGGGAAGGGTCCGCCTTCAACCCGGCTGTCCTGGACCGGGACAGCCCCGAGGCGAAGGCTGCGAAGGCCGCCAAAGCCGAAGCAGCGGCAAAGGCCAAGGCCGAGAAGGCAGCGAAGGCTGCCGAGCACGACAAGGAATTCCCGCACGCCTCCGAGCCCGAGCTGGTGCACCGGCTGAGCCAGCGGCGCCACCACCTCACCGAGGTCCGCGACGAACTGGGCACGGAGCTGGACCTCAAGACCCAGGCCCGCTACGTGCTGGCCGTCGCACAGGTCAAAGCCCGCGAGGGCCAGGTGCTGGCGCAGCGCGGCGTCGATGCGGCGGGCCAAAGGCTTGCAGCGTTCTCCGGATCGACGGACCTGTCCAAGCGGTGGAAGCCGCTGACAGCTTTCGTGGCGGCCGGAACCGTCCTGGTGGTCCTCCTTCGAAAGCTGCTCCGCTCCCGCTAGGCCAGTTCAATGCAGAACGTTCCAATGGACGACTCATAACCGAAAGACCGCGATGCGGCGCAGGAAGGAGAGGGGACGGGTGAAGTTTATTGGTGCAGGTGCCCGCCCCGGCCGTCCGCAGGTGGACCACGACGTCGTCTTCACCATCCCCAACCTGCTCACCGTTGTGCGGTTCATGGGCGTCCCGCTCTTCATGTGGCTCGTCCTGGCCCAGAAGGAGTACGGGGCCGGCGTGATCGTCCTGGCCGTCATGGCCGGCACGGACTGGATTGACGGCTACATCGCCCGCCGGTTCGACCAAGCCTCAAAACTCGGCAGGGTCCTCGACCCGATCGCCGACCGGCTGGCACTGCTGGCCGTGGCCTTCACCCTGGTGATTGCCGGCGTCGTGCATTGGCTGTACCTGGCCGCCCTGGTGGTCCCGGACGCCGTGCTGCTGGTCCTGACGCTTTCCTTCTTCCGGGGGCACCCTGATCTTCCGGTCAGCGTGGTGGGCAAGGTCCGGACCGGGCTGCTCCTCCTGGGTACTCCGCTGCTGGTCCTCTCCCGCCTGGACACCGGCTTCGCCGGGCAGCTCTTCGCCGCCGCGTGGGTGGTGCTGGGGCTGGGCCTGGTTGGCCATTGGGTCGCTGCGTACAACTACTTCTGGGCCATCCTGCGAAAGGGCAGGGAACTGAAACAGCACGACGGCGGGAACGGCTGATGGTTTGGGTTGCCGTCGGCCTGGCGGTGCTTGGCGCCTTCTGCCTGGCCCTGGGTGCCCAGCGCCAGGGCAGTGCCGTCAAGGCCGACACCGGCGGCCTTGCACTGAGTTCCAACGGATTCCTGCGCCTCCTGCGCAATCCCCGGTGGATGTTCGGGCTCCTGCTGCTGTGCACCGGAATGGCAATGAACGCCGTGGCCCTGGTCTCGGCGCCGCTCACTGTGGTCCAGCCCATCGGCGCCATCGCCCTGGTGATCACCACCGTGGTCAACGCCCGGGACCAGGACCTGACCATCAACCGTGCCACCGCCGTGTCCATCGGCGCCTGCGTCACCGGCTCGGCACTCTTTGTCCTCCTCGCGGTCAACGTCACCCAGGAGAGCCACCATGTCAGCCTGGCGGACGAGCTCACCATCGTGCTGCTGCTCGCCTTGGCGGTGGGCCTGTTCGGCACCTTGGCGGTGATGTTCAGGCACCGCATGAACGCGTTCGTCTATATCCTGGGCGCCGGCATCCTGTTCGGCTTCGTTGCGGTGCTCACCAGGATTATCGGCAAACACCTCCTGGACCCCAACGGCCTGTTCCTGCTGAACGTGCAGTGGTACTCGGTGGTGGCCATCATCGCCGCCGGCGGCCTCGGCTCCTGGTTCGTCCAGAGCGCCTACTCCACCGGCCCTCCGGACCTGGTGATTGCCGGACTCACGGTCGTTGACCCCATGGTGGGCATTGCCATCGGCATCATCATCCTGGGCGAACTGCGCCCCGATGTCCATGCCGTCATGGCTATTGCGATGGGAACGGCGGCCTGCCTTGCTATCGTTGGGGTTATCGCCCTTTCCCGGCACCACCCGGAGGTCACCAAGCGCAAGAAGGACGCGCGGAAGGCCGCCGGCAGGCCGTCCCACTAGCCAATTCCCGCACAGACCAGCTATCCCACGAAGCCCCGGCGCCCTGCGCCAGCGGCCAACCGTGCTGCCAGTTCCACGCTGTCCGCACCGTGACCATCAGGAGTACTCCACATGACCACGCCAGCCGACCAGCATCCCCTGACCATCCTCATCGCAGCGGACACCTACCCGCCTGACGTCAATGGCGCCGCCCAGTTCGGATACCGCCTGGCCAAGGGAATGACTGCCCGCGGACACAACGTCCACGTCCTGGCGTCCCGCGACAGCAAGGGGAAGAGCTTCACGGAGTTCCGCGAGGAAGCAACTGTGCACCGGCTCCGCTCGCACAAGGCCTTCACCCACGAGACCTTCCGCCTCTGCTTCCCCTGGGAAATCAAGAAAGAAATCAGGCTGCTCTTCGACCGGGTGAAGCCGGACGTGGTGCACATCCAAAGCCACTACATGATCGGCGAGCACGTACTCTACGAAGCGGTGAAACGCGGCGTCCGGGTGGTGGCCACCAACCACTTCATGCCCGAAAACCTCAACCCCTTCCTGCCGTTCCCGCAGTGGTTCAAGGACATCATCGGGCGTGTTTCCTGGAAGGACATGGGCAAGGTCATGGGCCAGGCCGACGTCGTCACCACGCCTACGCCGCTGGCCGCCAGGGCCATGCACGAGCACGCCTTCCTGCGTAAAGTCCTGCCGCTGTCCAACGGCATCGACTCCGCAGTCTACGAGGTCCAGCCCGGCGAGCACATCGAGCCGCATGAGAACCCCACTGTGCTGTTCGCCGGACGCCTGGCCGAGGAAAAGCATGTTGACGTACTCATCAAGGCCATCAGCAAGACGCCTCCCGAATTGAACGTGCACCTGGAGATTGTGGGCGGCGGGGAAGTGCGCACCGCCCTGGAGGACCTGGTGCGCCGGCTTGGGCTGGCAAGCCGGGTAAAGTTCCTGGGCCTTGCCAGCGACGAGGAACTGCGGAGGGCCTACATCCGGGCGGACCTGTTCTGCATGCCCGGAACGGCCGAACTGCAATCGCTGGTGACGCTCGAAGCCATGTCCGCCTCCACTCCTGTGGTCCTTGCGGACGCCATGGCCCTGCCGCACCTGGTGCGCGACGGCGAGAACGGCTACCTGTTCACACCCAACGACAGTGATGACCTCGCCAAGAAGATCACCCAGGTCCTGGAGCTGCCCAAGGAGCAACAGCGGGCCATGGGCCGGGCCAGCCGCCAGATGGTGGAGCCGCACAGCATCCAGGGGACGCTGCAGACCTTCGAGGACTTGTACCGCGGCGCCACGTACGAGGACAAAGTGGTCTGAACCCTTTCCCGGGTTTGCTAGAGTGTTTCTGCCCTGCCCGAGCGTGCCTGTTTGGCCACGTGCCCACGGGGTTTGGGGCTATAGCTCAGCTGGTTAGAGCGCGGGACTCATAATCCTAAGGTCCTCGGTTCAAGTCCGAGTAGCCCTACCGCCAATGGCGGAACCGCGGCCGACGATCCTTCGTTGGCCGCGGTTTTCTTGGTTAACCCCGCCTCCTGCGGTATGTTACTGGTCAGTAACATACCGTGCTCCGCTCCGACGCATGGTCAGCGCTGATCATCAAAGAAGGTACCCATGGCCACCTCCGCAGCCGATCCCCACGAACTTCCCTACGCTGACGGGGACTTCTTCGCCTTCGAGCAGCTCCTCTCCGGGAAGGAACAGGACCGGCTCGCTGAAGTCCGCGAGTTCCTGGCCCGCGAGGTCAAGCCCATCGCGGTTGACTGCTGGAACCGCGGCGAGTTCCCGGCGAACCTGGTGCCGAAACTTGCCGGCCTGGACCTGGCCAGCCCGGTCCGCCGCCAGGGGTACTCCAACCTCTTTGCGGGCATGCTGCATGCCGAGCTCACGCGTGCCGATGCCTCCATCGCCACCTTCCTAGGCGTCCACGACGGGCTGTTCACCGGTTCCATCGAGTTGCTGGCCTCCCAGGAGCAGAAGGACGAGTGGCTTCCCGACATCTACTCGCTGAAGAAGATCGGTGCCTTCGGCCTGACCGAGCCGCTGGGCGGCAGCGATGTTGCCGGCGGGACGCGCACCACGGCGCGGAAGGACGGCGACCACTGGATCCTCAACGGCGCGAAACGCTGGATCGGGAACGCCACCTTCTCGGATTGGGTGGTGGTGTATGCCCGGGACCTGGCCGACAACCAGGTCAAGGGCTTCATGGTGGACACGGCGCTTGACGGGTTCAGCGCCACAAAGATCGAGAACAAGATCTCGCTGCGCACCGTCCAGAACGCCGACATTGTCCTGACGGACGTGGTGGTGCCGGAGCGCTTCAAGTTGGCGAACGCCAACAGTTTCCGCGACGTCAACAAAGTCCTCAAGGTAACCCGGCTGGCGGTTGCATGGCAGGCCGTGGGGCTCCAGCTTGCCGCGTTCGACGTTGCCCGCCGCTACGCCGTGGAACGCCACCAGTTCGGCCGGCCCCTGGCCTCCTTCCAGCTCATCCAGGACCAGCTGGTGCGGATCCTGGGAAACACCGTCAGCTCGATGGGGATGATGGTCCGGCTCTCCCAGCTGGAGGACGAGGGGGTGGCCAAGGACGAGCAGTCCGCGCTTGCCAAGGCCTACGCCACGACGCGCATGCGGGACAGCGTGGCGTTGGGCCGAAGCATCCTTGGCGGCAACGGAATCGTGACCGACTTCGAGATGGCCAAGATCTTCGCCGACGCAGAGGCCATCTACTCGTACGAGGGCACGGCTGAAATCAACACCCTGGTGACGGGCCGGGCCATCACGGGCATCTCCGCCATCGTCTAGCGTCGATCCTGGGTCCGCTACGTCACGGCGGGCCCGGCAGCGGAAGCAGGACGGATGGGCGAAGGTCCAGGACGAACTGCAGCGGATTGACGTATTCGTCCCCGTCCCGGACTCCCCAGTGCAGGCACTGGGCCGCGGCGCAGTGTCCCGGCAGCACGGTCCCCACCACTTGGCCCGGAGCAACGGCTTGGCCCACCGCCACGGTGCTGTCCACGGGTTCGAAGCTGCTGCGCAGCCCGCCGCCATGGTCAATGGTGATCACGGGCCTGTCCACCACGACGCCCGCGAAACTCACCGTTCCCGCCGCAGGCGACACAACGGGGGCTCCGGGTGCGCCGAAACCCAGGTCAACGCCGCGGTGCCCGCTGAGCCAGGGCTTTGGCGGGGGATCGAAACCGCGCAGCACCGGCGGGCGCGGCGCCAGCGGCCACTGCCAGGAAGGCGCTGCACCCGCTGCGGCGGCCGCCGTCGTACTGTTTCTCTGGGAAACGGTGCTGTGCGGGGCGGTGCTGTGTGTGACGTTGCTATAAGGGAGGGCCGGACCGGCGGAGGCCACGGAGGCCGGCAGGAGCAGGAGCGCGGCAAGGAGAACTGATGGTTTCATGTCACCAGCCTGCCGGGCTCCGTACGGTACCGGCAGGGGTGGTTCCGCCTATGTGTACAACCATCGGGACGGGCAGGCCGGCAGCCGCGGCAGTGTCCGGCGGGCGG
Proteins encoded in this window:
- a CDS encoding ferric reductase-like transmembrane domain-containing protein; the encoded protein is MDEAMWAVGRVSGFVSLVLFTGSVLLGILNRSGRPFMALPRFSISLLHRNIALLATVFLGLHVGSLLLDSYAKLNPVDIIVPFLGSFQPFWQGLGTVALDLVLAVVVTGLLRHRIGRRSFKAVHWFSYGLWPAALAHALGNGSDVSGGWFLLLAAVSAVAVAAALLWRLSPSFLETSHARQGDLP
- a CDS encoding NADH-ubiquinone oxidoreductase-F iron-sulfur binding region domain-containing protein; amino-acid sequence: MSPDIRQEHRLLAAGPDADWAQHLAAFGPWEPQAAATGLLEALAAAGLTGRGGAAFETWRKATAAAGSGRKRLFPARPVVIANGAEGEPLSFKDRKLLAHAPHLVIDGQLALAAALGGAGMYAYAPAASLNRVQQALKERPGATKIRVVKAPDTFISGESSAVVNMIANGSALPRDQRRRLSEEGLNGRPTLVVNVETLAQVALIARYGAQWFRQAGTAEDPGTRLVSVSGPAPARDVVLEVPGGAELSAVLEAAGMDPASLSAVLVGGYHGRWVPPAAHALSPSGPPDRTVRPGAGVIHALDRQACGIEVTARIVGYLASQSARQCGPCMFGLPAMAAVLNRIAGGERNARLAPELDRLGRLVSGRGACRHPEGTTGLVRSTLEVFAPDFRAHLSGYCTGQGGAAA
- a CDS encoding ferredoxin, translating into MTAHLHIDWTSCDGRGLCAELLPGVLDRDDWGYPVARGKAGRERTDVPLRDADREAAREAVHLCPKLALTLVERTPPEPEHRMPGR
- the dnaG gene encoding DNA primase, whose amino-acid sequence is MAGLIKREDIDEVRQRTDIKEVVDGYVTLKGAGLGTFKGLCPFHDERSPSFTVRPQVGRYHCFGCGEDGDVIAFVQKQDHSSFQEAVEKLAARIGYELRYEDGGTGPNREEVGRRQRLLDAHKIADEFFRAQLLTPGAAEARNFLFGRGFDRAAAEHFGCGYAPQGWDALLKHLRGRGFTDAELKLTGMFSEGNRGIYDRFRGRLIWPIKDIAGDTIGFGARKLYEDDQGPKYLNTPETTLYKKSQVLYGIDLAKRSIAKDRQLVVVEGYTDVMACHLAGITTAVATCGTAFGTEHIKIARRLLSDDGTGGEVVFTFDGDAAGQKAALRAFEEDQRFTAQTYVAVEPTGADPCDLRLSRGDEAVHALIQSRRPLFEFAIRTTLKQFNLDTVEGRVQGLKASVPVVAAIRDASTRTGYCQALTGWLGMPDPNEVLRMVTAAVKRGETGRPPAPGQQQGGGANPSTAHPGSSQAGGPGVAAGPASGAVPSYHRPDPRDPVASMERQALEVALQQPSLLEGGVWDRFAAARFATPAFQAVHDAMRATGPGLVGDPVRWVEHVMHEVPEPLRPLVSELSVVPLPAHTEEAVLKYCRDILSRLFELQITRVKADKMGQLQRLDAAADPETYQRLNRELMMLEMERRALRAES
- a CDS encoding multidrug effflux MFS transporter, whose protein sequence is MTNPPNPGDLLSRRRKLLYILLLGALTALGPFTIDLYLPAFPALEASLGVTEAQVQLTLAGTTVGFAFGQLVVGPFSDRFGRRSPLILATALHIAASLGAALSADITTLGIFRVLMGVGAAGGGVVAMAMVRDLFSGYAMVRMFSRMSLVNGLAPILAPVIGSQLLLVMPWPGIFVFLAAYGTLVIVAALLLVRETLPPEKRGQSGMTAGQRYKTLFSDRIFVGLLMVAGFNFGGLFTYLSASPFLFQDVFGFSAQQYGLLFGINSLGIVAGVQTSARLIRIVPPQWILAGATAWMFLMALLIVVFDRAGMGLWGVMVPLWFYIMGTGFMFPCVQVLALAGHAAQAGTAASLLGAATFLMAGLISPVVGWVGITSAAPMGAVQAACILLAIAALWLVVRPRTVPSIH
- a CDS encoding phage holin family protein, with the translated sequence MSGRHSGRTSPGLRITALPGTARLLFRLAPRQLNDEIAFAKIELKRKGIQVGVAAAFFAVALLFLAFLVVGLIVAAIMGLATIMPAWLAALLVSAAFLLIALIGGLVGLARFKKAMPLMPEETIRGIRHDIGVAREGSAFNPAVLDRDSPEAKAAKAAKAEAAAKAKAEKAAKAAEHDKEFPHASEPELVHRLSQRRHHLTEVRDELGTELDLKTQARYVLAVAQVKAREGQVLAQRGVDAAGQRLAAFSGSTDLSKRWKPLTAFVAAGTVLVVLLRKLLRSR
- a CDS encoding CDP-alcohol phosphatidyltransferase family protein, which gives rise to MKFIGAGARPGRPQVDHDVVFTIPNLLTVVRFMGVPLFMWLVLAQKEYGAGVIVLAVMAGTDWIDGYIARRFDQASKLGRVLDPIADRLALLAVAFTLVIAGVVHWLYLAALVVPDAVLLVLTLSFFRGHPDLPVSVVGKVRTGLLLLGTPLLVLSRLDTGFAGQLFAAAWVVLGLGLVGHWVAAYNYFWAILRKGRELKQHDGGNG
- a CDS encoding DMT family transporter, which codes for MVWVAVGLAVLGAFCLALGAQRQGSAVKADTGGLALSSNGFLRLLRNPRWMFGLLLLCTGMAMNAVALVSAPLTVVQPIGAIALVITTVVNARDQDLTINRATAVSIGACVTGSALFVLLAVNVTQESHHVSLADELTIVLLLALAVGLFGTLAVMFRHRMNAFVYILGAGILFGFVAVLTRIIGKHLLDPNGLFLLNVQWYSVVAIIAAGGLGSWFVQSAYSTGPPDLVIAGLTVVDPMVGIAIGIIILGELRPDVHAVMAIAMGTAACLAIVGVIALSRHHPEVTKRKKDARKAAGRPSH